The Candidatus Woesearchaeota archaeon genome window below encodes:
- a CDS encoding peptidoglycan recognition family protein yields the protein MLTFAAARLGRLPVVECRYPLRANHEPMKGFDRIYLHNTYKHSDLSDLLAFSLGRGFAGIGYHFAIHPDGTIYSTRPLDVQGAHTLGKNQHSVGVVLLHADKCASSSPALAAFYALRSELSSRAGISLPVLSHTFGQFEHLNDLIERYNGLVGTSGMPLSDVGMDVCDHGPFSVAREAISRAIDAQFQRGVQRAFAEPFQRVVSMFHLLKLCPGPSYLRVMEAGQRYSGGNDGR from the coding sequence ATGCTTACTTTTGCTGCAGCTCGGCTTGGGCGTTTGCCTGTTGTTGAATGTCGATATCCACTTCGTGCAAACCATGAACCCATGAAGGGGTTTGATAGGATCTATCTGCACAATACCTACAAACATAGTGACCTGTCAGACCTTTTGGCATTTTCTCTTGGGCGTGGCTTTGCAGGCATCGGCTACCATTTTGCCATTCATCCTGACGGAACAATTTATTCCACGCGCCCACTGGATGTGCAGGGCGCGCACACGCTCGGTAAAAACCAGCACAGTGTTGGCGTGGTGCTTTTGCATGCCGATAAATGCGCTTCGTCATCGCCGGCGCTTGCTGCTTTTTATGCGCTTCGGTCAGAATTATCAAGCCGAGCAGGCATCTCTCTTCCGGTGTTGTCCCACACCTTTGGCCAATTTGAACATCTGAACGATTTAATTGAACGCTACAATGGATTGGTTGGCACGTCAGGCATGCCGTTGTCGGATGTCGGTATGGATGTGTGTGACCATGGCCCTTTTTCTGTTGCACGCGAAGCAATCAGCAGAGCAATCGACGCGCAGTTTCAGCGTGGCGTACAACGTGCTTTTGCTGAACCATTTCAGCGTGTTGTTTCCATGTTTCACTTATTAAAACTCTGTCCGGGCCCCTCGTATCTCCGCGTTATGGAAGCAGGGCAGCGCTACAGCGGTGGAAATGATGGCAGATAA
- the rpsJ gene encoding 30S ribosomal protein S10, whose translation MQKARIKLVCAEIDSINQVCDYIRGIAEKTGVQMRGPIPLPTKRLKLTTRKSPCGNGKATWERYEMRVHKRLIDLGLDERALRLVMRVPIPEGLNIEIEMIEN comes from the coding sequence ATGCAAAAAGCAAGAATCAAACTGGTCTGCGCTGAGATTGACAGCATCAATCAAGTGTGCGACTACATTCGGGGCATTGCTGAAAAGACCGGCGTACAAATGCGCGGTCCCATTCCACTGCCGACGAAGAGGCTCAAGCTCACGACCAGAAAGAGCCCCTGTGGCAACGGCAAGGCAACCTGGGAGCGCTATGAAATGCGTGTCCACAAGCGGCTGATTGATTTGGGGCTTGATGAACGTGCGCTTCGCCTTGTGATGCGTGTGCCGATTCCCGAAGGCCTGAATATTGAGATAGAAATGATTGAGAATTAA
- a CDS encoding DUF6159 family protein: MFSRFTRGLALVQQSYAVLKHDKEIMLFPLISMILTVALFFSFMIPLFFMSGGAPPQHSSMYYLGLFGYYLISYFIVIFFNTGLITCAHIRLHGGNPTFSDGIRNAAKHIGRIFVWALISATVGIVLQMISERSNMLGKIAVALVGMAWSLLTFFVVPVMIFENVSVIQSIKQSGHLFKKTWGENVIGQFSMGFFFMILGLLGVIPIAAGIILKSGLLVLISLPFVVLYWVLLGIISSSLNGIFTTALYTYAKTGKAPKAFNDDFVRHAFAPVPTRISHGII; encoded by the coding sequence ATGTTCAGCCGATTTACCCGTGGCCTTGCCCTTGTTCAACAGAGCTATGCTGTTCTGAAGCACGATAAAGAAATCATGCTCTTTCCGCTGATTTCAATGATATTGACCGTCGCATTATTTTTTTCCTTTATGATACCGCTCTTCTTTATGAGTGGCGGTGCGCCCCCACAACATTCCAGTATGTACTATCTTGGATTGTTTGGCTATTACCTCATCAGCTATTTTATTGTCATCTTTTTTAATACAGGGCTTATTACCTGCGCGCATATCAGGCTGCATGGCGGCAATCCAACATTCAGCGACGGCATTCGAAATGCAGCAAAACATATCGGCAGAATTTTTGTCTGGGCCCTTATCTCAGCGACCGTTGGAATAGTTTTGCAGATGATTTCAGAAAGATCAAACATGCTCGGCAAAATCGCTGTGGCACTCGTTGGCATGGCATGGAGCCTGCTTACCTTTTTTGTTGTGCCGGTCATGATCTTTGAAAATGTAAGCGTCATTCAATCCATTAAACAGTCAGGGCATCTTTTCAAAAAAACATGGGGAGAGAATGTTATTGGCCAATTTTCAATGGGATTCTTTTTCATGATACTTGGGCTGCTGGGTGTTATTCCCATTGCTGCAGGCATTATCTTAAAGTCGGGTTTGCTGGTGCTAATCTCGCTTCCGTTTGTTGTTTTATATTGGGTACTCTTAGGCATCATTAGTTCAAGCCTCAACGGCATCTTTACCACGGCATTGTACACCTATGCAAAAACAGGAAAAGCGCCAAAGGCATTTAACGATGATTTTGTTCGACATGCATTTGCACCAGTGCCGACACGAATTTCTCACGGGATAATTTGA
- a CDS encoding VCBS repeat-containing protein, with protein sequence MEKKIGSIIESLLGSLQKIREHNKLVAARETKLASRFKFYRAWGSVLLSTALASTIIYSSCHPRAVRQRKLNEAIANVEVGNYETAERLFDETKKEQGVGALEVLLSKTTMTAQINTYFQRHCSWQDNLTVRLVAGSDFSTPIQPVVVPPYSSPLLVVGHVDGLFSVFNNYGSSSTYLMRFSGLISAGTAAVLATTDHGIYRIELSYAQEENSPKITLTPLFSSNEKISEVRRYAYNGNTAYFFMTEQGNVRGISETGEPLYSSDNKPPKILLPPVVIDQVRGPSVVLSYSDNKFVLSSELSEPTMKALQELTISVHPSAVGDFDGNGKREAVLFSDRGTYLLDGERGLVQLPGNDYTLQNKLHISVADANHDGIDDLLIGREDSSDTGLYVFPGDEYLPLRYRFRLTSDEPGAPASVLWIGAQTVIAYPDHEWTNHARFMDARGNPLFSFAADTPDYHSLFEAQFEGRLYLGVALSSSVGFIPHCFIEPNIPPHLSLAENNGRNAK encoded by the coding sequence ATGGAAAAAAAAATTGGCTCAATCATCGAAAGCTTGCTCGGGAGCTTACAAAAGATTAGAGAGCATAACAAACTGGTTGCTGCTCGTGAAACTAAACTGGCATCACGATTTAAGTTCTATCGTGCATGGGGTTCTGTCCTGCTTTCCACAGCTCTTGCATCTACCATTATCTACAGTTCTTGCCATCCTCGTGCGGTGCGCCAGCGGAAATTAAACGAAGCAATAGCAAACGTCGAGGTGGGAAATTACGAGACTGCAGAACGTTTGTTTGATGAAACAAAAAAGGAGCAAGGAGTCGGTGCTCTTGAGGTACTTCTCTCAAAAACTACTATGACTGCACAAATTAATACCTATTTTCAACGGCACTGTAGTTGGCAAGATAATCTAACTGTTCGGTTAGTTGCTGGCTCTGACTTTAGTACTCCCATCCAACCAGTTGTTGTTCCCCCGTACAGCAGCCCCCTTCTTGTAGTGGGGCACGTTGACGGATTGTTTTCAGTTTTTAACAATTATGGCTCCAGTTCAACCTATTTAATGCGCTTTTCTGGTTTGATTTCAGCAGGCACCGCCGCAGTGCTGGCAACAACTGATCATGGTATTTATCGGATTGAACTTTCTTATGCGCAGGAAGAAAACTCGCCTAAAATCACCTTGACTCCTCTTTTCTCGTCTAATGAAAAAATAAGCGAAGTGCGCCGCTACGCCTATAATGGCAACACTGCTTATTTCTTCATGACTGAACAAGGCAACGTTCGCGGTATTTCAGAAACAGGCGAACCGCTTTATTCGAGTGACAATAAACCCCCAAAGATCCTACTGCCCCCGGTAGTGATTGACCAAGTACGGGGGCCGAGTGTTGTGCTTAGTTATTCCGATAATAAATTCGTTCTTTCATCTGAATTAAGCGAACCGACGATGAAAGCTCTTCAAGAACTAACAATCTCCGTTCATCCCTCTGCAGTTGGTGATTTTGATGGCAATGGAAAACGCGAAGCAGTTTTGTTCAGCGACCGAGGAACGTACCTTCTTGATGGTGAGCGTGGATTGGTACAGCTTCCGGGAAATGATTATACCCTCCAAAACAAGTTGCACATTTCTGTTGCTGATGCTAACCATGATGGAATTGATGATCTTCTTATTGGCCGTGAAGACAGCAGTGATACTGGCCTGTATGTATTTCCGGGTGACGAGTATTTGCCGCTTCGTTACCGTTTTCGTTTGACGTCTGATGAGCCGGGTGCACCTGCAAGCGTACTGTGGATTGGTGCGCAGACGGTGATTGCATATCCTGACCATGAGTGGACAAATCACGCTCGTTTTATGGATGCGCGCGGCAATCCACTTTTCTCATTCGCTGCAGACACTCCGGATTATCACTCTCTTTTTGAAGCACAGTTCGAAGGCAGACTTTATTTGGGAGTGGCATTATCTTCATCGGTTGGATTTATCCCCCATTGTTTCATTGAACCAAATATCCCCCCTCATCTTTCATTAGCAGAGAACAATGGCCGGAATGCAAAATGA
- a CDS encoding magnesium transporter: protein MAKKYRHNDFTYRLLLSPEKRMAVFNEIPINKRGFILLGLPRRIQQEIVINTPDKELIPLLHYLDPDETTDIIQNMRDYRSHRILQALNDDIKEKVEFLLRFNPRTAAGLMSLNYVQVELNSRFRDVYGIIKRYEKRNQKFPTLLVVKDGYCVGTLQGHLVVLHRGNEKITRYIKKVPTIRYDSDETGVIKLFKKYRNNKVVVLDHDNSILGLIYSEDVLRLIEKQPARNLYEFAGVTQEESVLDSAFMKVKQRYQWLILNLATAFLAAYVVSLFAETISSFVLLAVYMPIVAGMGGNAGTQTLAVVVRGLALKEIHMQTARPVIINEVTAGAINGLINGVIVAIVATLWNKNPLLGLIIGISMVINLVVAGFFGTIIPLIMKKMGKDPAASATIFITTATDVFGFLTFLGLATLIL, encoded by the coding sequence ATGGCTAAAAAATACCGCCACAACGATTTTACCTACCGGCTTCTGCTATCGCCTGAAAAAAGGATGGCGGTCTTTAACGAGATTCCTATTAACAAGCGTGGATTTATTCTTCTGGGCCTGCCGCGGCGGATACAGCAAGAGATTGTTATCAACACGCCGGACAAGGAACTCATTCCCCTGCTTCATTACCTTGACCCCGACGAAACAACTGATATTATTCAGAATATGCGCGACTACCGAAGCCACCGGATACTGCAGGCGCTGAACGATGACATAAAAGAAAAAGTTGAGTTTCTGCTCCGATTCAACCCGCGCACCGCAGCAGGCCTGATGAGCCTGAATTATGTGCAGGTCGAGCTCAACAGCAGATTCAGAGACGTCTATGGAATTATTAAAAGATATGAGAAGCGCAATCAGAAATTCCCCACACTTCTTGTCGTCAAGGACGGCTATTGCGTTGGCACGCTGCAAGGCCATCTGGTCGTGCTCCACCGCGGAAATGAAAAAATAACGCGGTACATAAAAAAAGTCCCGACCATCCGGTACGACAGCGATGAAACAGGAGTTATCAAGCTGTTCAAGAAATACCGCAACAATAAAGTAGTGGTGTTGGACCACGACAACAGCATCCTCGGACTTATTTATTCTGAAGACGTCCTGCGCCTTATCGAAAAACAGCCGGCACGAAACTTGTATGAATTCGCCGGTGTCACGCAGGAAGAGAGCGTACTTGACTCTGCGTTCATGAAAGTAAAACAACGCTACCAATGGCTCATTCTTAACCTCGCAACGGCATTTCTTGCGGCGTATGTCGTGAGTCTTTTTGCAGAAACTATATCCTCATTCGTCCTACTTGCTGTGTACATGCCAATTGTTGCCGGCATGGGCGGCAACGCAGGAACACAAACACTTGCAGTCGTCGTCCGCGGACTGGCATTAAAAGAAATCCACATGCAAACAGCAAGGCCAGTCATCATCAATGAGGTCACTGCCGGCGCCATTAACGGCCTGATTAACGGCGTTATTGTCGCGATTGTCGCAACACTCTGGAACAAAAATCCGCTGTTGGGGCTTATTATTGGCATATCTATGGTCATTAATCTCGTTGTTGCCGGCTTCTTCGGCACCATCATCCCGCTCATCATGAAAAAGATGGGCAAAGACCCCGCTGCATCAGCCACCATCTTTATCACAACCGCAACCGATGTATTCGGCTTTCTCACGTTCTTGGGGCTGGCGACGCTGATATTGTGA
- a CDS encoding NUDIX domain-containing protein yields the protein MKPGKDYIGVGCGAVILNENNQILLMKRGAGCRNCVGYWAIPGGCIDRFETAEDAVKREIKEEIGVDIELLQLLSVTNDFIQEENEHWITPQFLCKIVAGTPTICEPKKCDELQWFDLHALPEKLTLPAINGIRAIKTILEKKK from the coding sequence ATGAAACCTGGCAAAGACTACATCGGCGTTGGCTGCGGCGCTGTGATTCTGAATGAGAACAATCAAATTCTCCTGATGAAACGAGGCGCTGGCTGCAGGAACTGTGTTGGCTACTGGGCGATTCCCGGCGGCTGCATTGACCGCTTTGAAACCGCTGAAGACGCAGTCAAACGGGAAATCAAGGAAGAGATTGGTGTCGATATTGAACTTCTCCAGCTCTTGAGCGTGACCAACGATTTTATCCAAGAGGAAAACGAGCATTGGATAACGCCTCAATTTCTGTGCAAAATTGTTGCAGGTACGCCTACCATTTGTGAACCAAAAAAGTGTGACGAATTGCAGTGGTTCGATCTTCATGCGCTGCCAGAAAAACTGACGCTGCCGGCCATCAATGGAATTCGCGCGATAAAAACTATTCTTGAAAAGAAAAAATAA
- a CDS encoding HAD-IA family hydrolase has translation MVKLIIMDLGGVYFTSATQTLVDEVAQLVSAPKQRIKEIFSCSPGKEGLAYRQGKFTRDEFWSCVANELGIKKELIPLLEKLWFEAYIPKPTMQELVRKLRKKYLVIVFSGNFKARIDYLNRHYHLKNEFDDFLYSFDAGCSKGDSHFYESLAKKIKKHGVKPEESIFIDDHQKFLDKAKPFGIKTLLFESPEKLEHDLKALGVKW, from the coding sequence GTGGTCAAGCTCATTATCATGGACCTTGGCGGTGTGTACTTCACGTCAGCCACGCAAACCCTTGTTGATGAAGTTGCCCAACTTGTTTCTGCACCAAAACAGCGAATAAAAGAAATTTTCAGCTGCAGCCCGGGCAAGGAAGGCCTTGCGTACCGGCAGGGAAAATTCACGCGCGACGAATTCTGGAGCTGTGTAGCGAACGAGCTGGGCATTAAAAAAGAGCTCATTCCCCTGCTTGAAAAGTTGTGGTTTGAGGCGTACATTCCCAAGCCGACCATGCAGGAACTCGTCAGAAAACTCCGCAAGAAATACCTGGTCATCGTCTTCTCCGGCAACTTCAAGGCAAGAATAGACTACCTCAATCGCCACTATCACCTCAAAAATGAATTCGATGATTTCCTCTACTCATTCGACGCGGGCTGCAGCAAGGGCGATTCCCATTTTTATGAGTCTCTCGCCAAAAAAATAAAAAAGCACGGCGTCAAGCCGGAAGAATCTATCTTCATCGACGACCACCAAAAATTCCTCGACAAGGCAAAACCATTTGGTATTAAGACCTTGTTGTTTGAGTCGCCGGAAAAGCTTGAGCATGACCTCAAGGCGCTTGGTGTGAAGTGGTAG
- a CDS encoding 3-deoxy-7-phosphoheptulonate synthase (catalyzes the formation of 3-deoxy-D-arabino-hept-2-ulosonate 7-phosphate from phosphoenolpyruvate and D-erythrose 4-phosphate), whose product MIIIAEKNGTLDALLEHVHALDFKTDVSTGDERVVIGLIGDTRALAEDQFSPLPGVLEVRRITSKYKLVSRQFRPTHTVSIGRQVIGDVMPHPLIIAGPCAVETEEQALRTFAEIAPFADVFRGFLYKPRTSPYEFQGLREEGIHILQEVKRLYPEKPMVQEVLDPRHLDVLNAVTDVYQIGMRNMYNYELLQEVGRTGKPIILKRNCAAKLEEWLLAAEYIATTGNMQIILCERGIRTSLSGEYSRNTPDLGVIPAIKTASCLPIIFDPSHSTGHADMVEAMSSAALQLGAHGLEIDVMPVGYDRTKLRVDGAQAITAVELERVARAARK is encoded by the coding sequence ATGATTATAATAGCCGAGAAGAATGGAACTCTTGATGCTCTCCTTGAACATGTTCATGCACTCGACTTCAAAACAGATGTCTCAACCGGCGACGAACGAGTGGTCATCGGCCTCATCGGCGATACCCGTGCATTAGCAGAAGACCAGTTTTCTCCGCTCCCCGGCGTGTTAGAAGTGCGGCGCATCACGAGCAAGTACAAGCTCGTGAGCAGGCAGTTTCGGCCAACCCACACTGTATCCATTGGTAGGCAGGTTATTGGAGACGTAATGCCCCATCCTCTCATTATCGCCGGGCCGTGCGCTGTTGAAACTGAAGAGCAGGCACTGCGCACCTTTGCAGAAATTGCCCCGTTCGCCGATGTCTTTCGCGGATTTCTCTACAAGCCGCGTACCAGTCCGTACGAGTTTCAAGGCCTTCGCGAAGAAGGCATACACATTTTGCAGGAAGTTAAACGCCTCTATCCGGAAAAACCGATGGTGCAGGAAGTGCTCGACCCTCGCCATCTGGACGTGCTCAATGCAGTAACTGATGTGTACCAAATCGGCATGCGCAACATGTACAACTATGAGCTTTTACAAGAAGTGGGCAGAACCGGCAAACCTATTATTTTGAAACGGAACTGTGCTGCAAAACTCGAAGAGTGGCTCCTCGCTGCAGAATATATTGCAACAACGGGCAACATGCAGATTATTCTCTGCGAGCGTGGCATACGGACGTCGCTTTCGGGAGAATACAGCAGAAACACACCTGACCTTGGTGTCATTCCTGCCATCAAAACAGCAAGTTGCCTTCCCATTATTTTTGATCCCAGCCACAGCACCGGACATGCTGACATGGTCGAGGCCATGAGCTCTGCTGCATTGCAGCTTGGTGCTCACGGGCTGGAAATTGACGTCATGCCCGTCGGATATGACCGAACAAAATTACGAGTTGATGGCGCGCAGGCCATCACGGCGGTCGAGCTTGAGCGCGTTGCACGGGCTGCGCGGAAATAA
- a CDS encoding serine hydrolase, whose protein sequence is MADKPKRPRRQSLFQRIQDDLSLDFSGFSSADSSRFSGYQQRVGYTYTPSQSLLEQLSRAELQREFGDMIPETLGEKLAEKVRSYESTLDMYISVSFYDLTGRVPSFSISGDRMGWSASTIKVPVMIAVFHAIDQGTLDLTDKLVVDHRYSLESYDAVTNIKLGTAVSVYDLLDLMISASDNEATNMLAHHVTLPYINALMQELGATRTMMGHLLSANVPRTRTEWNPDGSNPTTANNLTLLMARIYELTAASPASCLQMQRILEQNSSSPLGTYLPIGTIIGSKMGSITDSRDGDDLLVTGVIDQRYALTIMCNRIGQHKRNSVLTEVHTAVPVEPSPIDIAYLQLQGVLDEFHRQHSLPFVFNVEVHPQPLLPAVSSAGSVMNVISRIVYDVYYHGMMRGFDR, encoded by the coding sequence ATGGCAGATAAACCAAAGAGGCCTCGTCGCCAGTCTCTTTTTCAACGCATTCAGGATGACCTATCTCTTGATTTTTCAGGTTTCTCTTCTGCTGACTCAAGTCGTTTTTCCGGATATCAGCAAAGAGTGGGTTATACCTACACTCCTTCCCAATCGCTACTGGAACAACTTTCTCGTGCTGAACTGCAGCGCGAGTTTGGTGACATGATTCCAGAAACACTTGGTGAAAAACTTGCAGAAAAAGTGCGGAGCTATGAATCCACTCTTGACATGTACATCAGCGTGAGCTTTTACGATCTTACTGGGCGCGTTCCTTCTTTTTCTATTTCTGGCGACCGTATGGGTTGGTCAGCATCAACTATCAAAGTTCCCGTCATGATTGCCGTGTTTCACGCTATCGACCAAGGAACACTCGACCTCACTGATAAACTGGTGGTTGATCATCGATATTCTCTTGAAAGTTATGACGCAGTAACTAACATAAAACTCGGAACAGCAGTCTCTGTCTATGACCTGCTCGATCTCATGATTAGTGCTTCAGATAATGAAGCGACCAACATGCTTGCTCATCATGTGACCCTTCCGTACATTAATGCGCTTATGCAGGAGCTTGGTGCCACTCGCACCATGATGGGCCATCTTCTAAGCGCGAATGTGCCGCGAACGCGTACCGAGTGGAACCCCGATGGGAGCAACCCGACAACAGCAAACAATCTCACGCTGCTCATGGCGCGGATTTATGAGCTGACTGCTGCTTCACCAGCCAGTTGTCTGCAGATGCAGAGGATTCTTGAACAAAATAGTTCTTCCCCGTTAGGCACCTACCTACCTATCGGCACCATCATCGGTAGCAAGATGGGATCTATCACCGACTCTCGTGATGGCGACGATCTTCTTGTTACTGGCGTCATTGACCAACGGTATGCGCTGACCATCATGTGTAACCGCATTGGCCAGCACAAGAGAAATTCTGTGCTAACTGAGGTTCATACTGCTGTTCCCGTGGAACCATCACCAATCGACATTGCGTATCTCCAATTGCAGGGTGTGCTTGATGAATTTCATCGTCAACATTCATTGCCTTTTGTGTTTAATGTCGAAGTACATCCACAACCATTGCTTCCGGCGGTGAGCAGTGCTGGAAGCGTTATGAATGTTATTTCAAGAATAGTGTATGATGTGTACTATCACGGCATGATGCGGGGTTTTGACCGATGA
- a CDS encoding PIN domain-containing protein, whose product MEKLSFINEDEDDIFLSFFTFYEFYYGLRHKNLKNKQALLEGLKKYHFLNPTMPTAIIYCDLLFELETKGKAPATFDLFIAALAMEHDYTLVTGDTDFKEIPGLKLKYIEL is encoded by the coding sequence ATTGAAAAACTTTCTTTTATTAACGAAGATGAGGATGATATTTTCCTTAGTTTTTTTACGTTTTATGAATTTTATTATGGCCTTCGGCATAAAAATCTTAAAAACAAACAAGCTCTTTTAGAAGGTCTGAAAAAATATCATTTTTTAAATCCAACCATGCCAACAGCGATTATCTATTGTGATCTTCTCTTTGAATTAGAAACCAAAGGGAAAGCACCTGCAACCTTTGACCTCTTCATCGCTGCACTCGCTATGGAACATGATTACACACTCGTCACTGGCGATACTGATTTTAAAGAAATTCCAGGTCTGAAGTTGAAGTATATAGAACTTTGA
- a CDS encoding DoxX family protein, with amino-acid sequence MNEDFGKVVLRICAGLLFLVAGLTKLINPSGISAMLGQIGFPIPTLFGWLLLLSEVVFGGALILGYKARYAVWPLMLVLVVALFTVHIPNMSFGNGMSMITVLFHLLGIAALLNIYALGPGSMKVGN; translated from the coding sequence ATGAATGAAGATTTTGGAAAAGTTGTTTTGCGCATATGCGCCGGTTTGCTGTTTCTCGTTGCGGGATTGACGAAACTGATAAATCCCAGTGGAATCAGCGCCATGCTCGGCCAGATTGGCTTTCCGATACCGACGTTGTTCGGATGGCTGCTGCTTCTGTCAGAAGTCGTGTTTGGCGGCGCATTAATTCTCGGCTACAAAGCCAGATATGCGGTGTGGCCGCTCATGCTCGTGCTTGTTGTTGCATTGTTCACGGTGCATATTCCGAACATGAGTTTTGGAAACGGAATGAGCATGATTACCGTGCTATTCCACCTGCTTGGCATTGCAGCGCTGTTGAATATCTACGCGCTTGGGCCGGGGTCTATGAAGGTGGGGAATTAG